The Nymphaea colorata isolate Beijing-Zhang1983 chromosome 11, ASM883128v2, whole genome shotgun sequence genome includes the window GAAGCATTGCCGACTAAATTAGCATAACGGTCGACATAATATTTGTATAAGGTAGGCATGAAGCCTCcaagaaaagtcaaaatttttactttttttactGGATTCAGGATGACCTTTCCAAAAATGCTATATTACTTCCCTAAAGTTTCTTTAGGGAAACCATCTTCGGCAAAAACCCCTCAAGGTTATATTCTTAtactttcaacttgttttcAGGTATAAGTAGAACTATGGTACGCTCTTCAGCTTGGTATGACTCTTCAACTTGAATATCTAGTTGTGGAAAAAGAGTAACTACCCATTTTTCTTCTTAGTTCAAAGGTAAAATATTTATGGTAACTAGAAAGTGAAATTAAAGAGCAAAATAAGAACGACAGGGTggaaagaatttaaaaattcagTAGTCAATTTTAGAGGCGGATAGATTATATCTCGTTGTTATATGTGAGATCATCCccggttttttccttttcaaaacgGGCTTCTTATATTTGAGTCGAAGTCGTATAAATACTTGTCTcgaatgacaaaaaaaaaaaacggctgAGAACAGAGATCACTTGACATCTTTCTTGAAGATGTTGGCTTTTTGAGACAAACTAATATATTTAACCTTTTATCAGATCGGCCAGCTTACTAGGAACGCGGGGCCGTATATGTATGTGGGCAGACCCACATCAATTTTGACAATCAGAATGGCGCTTAAAGCCAATACCTTGTACTACTGAAGGGAATATTGCCGGTAGCTGAATCCAAACAGAAGAAACAGAGACACTTGACGCTTCATTTATTGAAGTAGTGAAGCACATTTCTTGCACTACTTCTTACAATCAGACTTGAGACGAAACGAGTGCCAACAAGACGGAAATTTCAACTGCAAGCTCCTTGCTTGAACCCGATCCTTGCATTTGGGACATCATGAACTACCAAGATCTTCCTCTGCTGCCTGTTGCCGAAGATGGAAAGGCTGCTGTCGCTGCTGGTGGGAGCAAAGGCCAAGCAGGCCTGCGAACTCGATGGCACGAAGAAGATGTTGTAGAAGTCGAGTAACACGTTCGTGCCCCCCTGGAAGTGGAATTCAATCAGAGGGTACTGAACTGTGGTGTAATTGGAAAGGTCATAGCAGGTGTCCAGGATCAGGGACGGCTGCGACAGCGGATATTTGGCCATGAAAGTCCGGAAAGCAGATCTCAGTGCGCTGTAAGCCGTTGGCGGCAGTCGGGTGATCACGGTGCCGGAGTCTATTATGGTTCCGGAGGTCGTAAAGATGGAGGAAGAAACCGGCAGCAGTTGTCCGCCCACGCTTATACCAGTGATGGTAAGGTAATAGAAGGGCTGGGAGCCAGTCAGCAGGGGTGTGAACTGTGCAGAACTGTAGGAAGAATCCGGCCCGAATGCCAAGGATCCAGGCACGCTGGCAGTTGGCAGGCAGTAGGCGAACACGCCGCCGAATTTGTTGGCAGTCTGAGAAGGGACGGAGAGTTTGCTCCGGCCTAGTCCGAACATGCCGCCGGTCATTCCGAACAACCCCTGGTTCCTGTGGCCGCACCCGAAGGTGAACCCCGGGACTACATCATTGGGCGTTATCGTCAATGTGTCCTGACTAAGGAATCCAACAGACAAGGAATTGTCACCATAGGTGATGCCGTAGATGCAGCCGGAAGTGGAACATCCGTTCAATCCGGACTCGAGCTTCGCCTCTGCACATTCGGCTGCCGAGCAGGGCACGTTCCTGTAGGTCGAGGAGGCGGATGGGCTGAACCTTGGACCCTGTTGCTGGTAGCAGGAGATCAAGCAGGGGTCGCACTGGACCCAGCTGAGGTCGCTACCGGTGTCGAAGACGAGGTTGAAGGCCTGCTTGGGGGTGCCCAGGCCGACGTCGACTATGAAGTTTCCGCTGCCCAGCGAGGATCCAGTTTGAGCCGGCACCTGTGTGGTGGCCTCCGGGAGCAAGAGGTCCTCTATATTCTTCTTGGGTGATAATGGGAGAGAAGCTGTTCTGGAATGGATCCAATCAACCCTCTGCTGGTCTTGCCGGAGGAGCTCCTCGGAATCTCGCTTGCCGTCATCGGCTGATCCCGTCTTTTGGTGGAATGGGGCGCAGGGCCCGTGACGATCGACTAGTTTCAGAGTGGTCTTGCCTTGGAGACCTGTAAGTTGAACAATCAGTCCTGGAAAAGGAGTTCGACCTGAAAAGGAGCTAAAGACGATTGTCCCCAACCAGCTACACAGATACAAATTTCTGATCAAGTGCTTCTGAAATTAGTTGACAACCACAGACTTGATTGATAGTGGCAATTTTAAGAGATTGGATACGATACTCTGAAGCTCAAAGATTTTTCAATCTTCACATTGTTGGTTGAGCTAAGAACAGTTGTAATTCGCATCGATGTGCCTAAACAATTCTCATTATGAATGCGGTTTgtgcaagaaaatgaaaagccagTTCGCAATAAAGCATAAGTTGGTAGTTGGCCGTGGGGGAATTCACCTTTTCCGGCAGTACATTCACGTGGCGGCCGCAGCTGGTCGACTGAAACAGTCTGAATGTGCTGGTTGATGTTTCTTGCACTGtggaatggaaaggaagcaagagagacgaagagaaagaagaaggtgaGGTTGGAAAGCGAGAACTTTGCCATCCTTTTAGTGGATTGTTTCTCTTGCGATGAGTGAATTTAATCAAGGATGTGATGATCAATTTATAGAAGTGCATGGATGATCCTGCACGTCGAGAAGGAGAATACATCATCAAAATCCGCAAATTTTCAAGTCAATGTTATGGGCCTCCATGAACCAATATCAGTGGTAAAGTTTGAGATGGCAGCCCTCAAATTGTACTATATCTGGACCAAGCAACCAAGTCAGCTAATTAAGTTCAGTATCCACCCAAGTTGAACACACTTGATGCCGATTTCCTGGACAAGGAGTCAAATTTTGCGGTTTCTTTTGTAGCTTTGCCAGGCGGTAAGCGTGTTTGATTGCATCCacaactaagaaaaaaaatgtctaaaagAATAGATGGCagaatgcaaatgaaaaaaatgagcacCATATGCATGGCGATCCGGTAATCCTGGATGTATAATTTATGATGTCCTACACAAAATTTCAGACAAGACTTGCGGTGGAAATCAGAAGCAAACAACTGTTGCTAGCTGTAGAGGACAAGTGAATCAACACTCCATTGCATTTCTTATAGATTGATGCTTGATGTTGAACAAttaataaagagagagaaaaaaaaaagaaaattctcatTAATTAGTTCTTTTTGTCTCAATAATTGGTTCTAgaatttagttttgttttttttctctatctaaAGTCTTTCCAAGTCTCTCTATCTTGTTTTATGCGCACACATCAACGATGGTTTTTGCAGGGcattataatatattttatgtctgcaacaataaaaaatgtcCAAGAAACATGGCCTAACACGGTGGGCAACATGTTCCGTTCCGTCTGCAGCCAAGTTGAATGGGTCCCCGTTGGGGCGGCCTAACTGTACTCGCCGCCTGTAATATTCACCTGCACATAGAGGCCTGAGGGACCCCAAGTTCATGTAGACAATTTTCTCCGTGTTTGACTCAAAGTCAAGCAGAGGGGTTTGCCCACTTTTTATTTGGCGTTCGTCTTTTTAAATGTCAAGAGCGTAATCTTTTTCTAATGTACTAATGAAGATTTGACATCATATTCTACATAAAAGACAAACACCATTGAgcgtttttttctttctttttgttttggaaagttTTGGAAAGTTTTTTACGTACTTTTAAGTTTCTAAATTGCAATGTTACAAGTCTTGCTTAATCTTGAGAAATATACTTAGGCATAGACATTTTGATTATTTCCAAGTTGAAAATTCAGGGGTTTTGTGTAGGGGTGAACAACTAGTCGAGCTACATGAATTCGACTGTTAAAGCACGAGTTCGAGctagtcatttgcttaatgagtagagtttgagttcatgagtcgagcctaaatcgagtcgagctcccttTATCACAAAGTAACAGTTCATATATTTtgacgagtttgtcgagccttaatcgagtcgagctcgagctcaacacgtaattgccgagtcgagcccgagctgcTTCTGTCGAGCTATTATCGAGCTTGTGTTCGCCCCTAGTTTTACTTTTGCTCATGAGACAAAAGATCTATAGGAAAATCCATGGTTCATTAAATTAAGAATCTTAGGTCAGACTCAACATACACACATGAAATCcttattactatttttttttataggttgaGAAAGGGTCGGATTAAGATTGGAAAGTAAATGGTTCAATTCTAAATCCAGGGTTCTCAAATCTCAAGAATTTTAGATCAAAGGCAATCAAATGCCCAGGTGCATGTGGATGACATCCCAAAACAGTATTTTCGAAGCAAAAGAACACTTGAAGACATATTTGGATGACGATCAAAACTGGCTTATGAGCTTCGATAAACCAACGGTCTGAAaaacaactaattaaaaaaccaaattttaacaagaccaattttttcataaaacgacattttttttcaatcatccAAAAGCTAGCGTAACTCCTGGTTTAGATGGCTGTGGAAATTAAACTAAAGACTGCTTGTATTATAGACGAACGAGCTTTTTCTTCATGGACATAAAAGAGCACTCAAGTGGGACACATGCGCTGTCCACTCTGTTTTGTCCTTGTTTGAATGTGAAATCCTTATTGTCCACCCTCTGAAACTTCAAGACCTCCAAGTCAAGGGTCTTTTGAACAAGCGTGTGGGGTCCTTATGgctaaaataataaatatttccCAGAATTCTATCATTTTCAGATTCTGTTCACCATTTAACTTGAATATCAAAATAACCCCGCGCCtcacaaaaggaagaagaagaaaaaaacagaaaagaaaagaaaactagtGAAGTACTCCCAACCTGATTAAGGCTGCTACCTAACACACTGAATATGAAACGTCATAATTGAATTTACTACTATATATTATATGTCTTATTTGAAACATTATAGGTTCGTATGATGAGTacgaacaaacaaaaaattaattattaaaatatttcttttttacaaTCTAATGGATATGATCTTAAAAATGATTTGATGAGAAGCATATATTAAGTTACTTATTTTCTCGcttattaatgttttttaatagtaaaTAAATGAACGGCTCTTAAAACATCCAATTTTTGATAGTACGAAGATCAATTATCTTTATAAAAATGACTAGAACTAAAAGATACGATCTgcattaaattagtatttataaacacattaaaaggtttatattttgtttaaaacttttgtcaacatgaatttaagaggttccgtttttatcccttacccatgtggctatatatgtatatggaaATGCGATccaagtaagaaaaaaaatgcatagtCAAGCATATATGTGAATAAAAATGATATCGCAGATCAACGCAACCATGATTCATTATTTGCAAAGAAGACGGAAAACTGATCGATGTAAAATTTTATCCATGAATGTGAGGCCAACATTAAAAATGTTGTATTTAATAAGGTCAAGCAAATAAAAGGCGAGTCAAAATTGAAGTTGGCATAGCATAGGGGTCTAAATTGTTTAAAACCACGGCGCCCCATCACTTGTTCCTGATTATTTTTCGTTTGCTGTTCATCTAGGGATCGAATGGCTGGGAGATTTTTGTGAGGTTTAGATACGCAGCAAATCGGCACTTTCAACAAATCTCGACGGCCGTTTATTCGGAAGATAGGcgtgttggtgtatggaacttgatgcATACTGTCTTATGTAAgggcatttatgtcattttgtacaaatatGAGTTTACCTTAATCCTTATGTTGTGAGGGGGGccgcagttttttttttttggacttcTCTCTAAGGGCATCTGTGTTCATCTGATAGTGAATAATGAAAGTTCTATGCGACCGTAAACGTAGGAGATTATTAttctgaaccacgtaaatctttgtcttcttccttgttgcttttATTCCCCTCgtgcgagaggagagttttGTGTATTGTTCCTAACAAGACGGTATTTAAGGTACGGTCTGTGGACAGAACTCAACTGGCCCACCGGAATTTGGCTTGATCTACTCTCTTAATTGAAGCCATGTGTTGATCGGAGTGACAGATTCATTTTTAGGCCCTTGTGTATAACTTTAAAACTAAGTTTCACGGTTTTTATTTTCTATCGTTGATTAAATCATTAGGTGCCTTGTTGGTGGAATAGACAGCCCACtgcagttttcattttgaatcttCAAACCATTGATCTCTTCTGCCTCAACAAGGGAAACCACTCACACTCAAGTTGGTGAAGGCGgtactttgaattttgaaatataaaagcGAACTTAGAACTTGGGTCTTGATCAGGGGTTAGGGGTTGAATAAAAACTTAAGTTCTTTATTAAGCCTTAATCCTCTTAAAAGCAAGTTCCAGCACGTGAAGAATTGTCTTTTTCACTGTTGTCCTATTGGGTTAAGATTCCCTCTTCACTATATACAAAATTTCCACTGTTGTCCTTTTGAGTTGAGATTCTCTCGTCACTTTGTACGAAAAATCAGAAGACACCATTatcgtttttctttcattttctgttgaGTGATTGTCAGTAACAAATGAGACCTACGTGAGAAAAAACAGAATTACACGAGATTCGTATCCATAATTCTATCTAGAAGACGGTCAGCCTACACCGaaattttcttatatttctCATCCAATCTTTGTTTACAACCGATCCGTCTTAATGTTTTTAGTCTCAGTATTtaaaagttgttgatgtttttccaataaaatcacCGAACTGATCATCATCTCTGTTCAGTCGGGTTCCGTTCTACTTCTACACCAGTATAATACAGCACTGGTTTAATAGTTCGGAAATCGGCAGTCATTTTATTTCAAACGCACGTAAATGATGTCAGAAGCGATGCTTCCATTATATTACATGTTTTCCACTATATATTGTGGGAAAACGAAAAGGATGGTGCATGAAAAACTTAATCAATTACAGGCATTTTGTTGAAACCCAATCCTTGAGTTGGGGATGTCATGCACTATCAGAGTCTTCCTCTGCTGTATGTTGGCTATGATATTCACATCCGTCTCATTGCTGTTGGCGGCAAACGCCAGGCAGATTTGGGATGCAGACGCAATGTAGAAGATATTGAAAGCATCAAGCACCAAATCGGTTCCCCCCTGGAAGTGGAATGTAATATAAGGATACTCAATCGTTGTGGTGTTGGAGAAATCATAGCATGTGTCCAAGATACTCAATGGATCCGCCATCTTATACTTTGCCATGGCGGCTCGAAAAGCAGAACGCAATGCGTCGTAGGCCGCAGGCGACAGCCGGGTGATCACCGTCCCGGAGTCCGTTATGGTGCCGGAAGTCGCGAAGACGGAAGGAGCAACAGGCAACGGCTGCGCGCCTACGCTCATCCCAGTGACCGAGACGAAGTAGAAGGGGCGATCGCGGTGTAGCAGCGGCGTGTACTTAGCGGTGGAGTATGACGAGTCGGGGCCGAAGGTCAGCTGCCCGACCTCGCCGGACGTCGGCAGGCAGTAGGCAAACACGCTGCCGTACTTCTGGGCAGTTTGGGATATGGCCGATAACTTGCTGCGTCCTAGTCCGAGAAGTCCGCCGGCTAACCCGAACAGCCCTTGGTTGTTTTGCCCGCAGCCGAAGATGAAACCAGCGGCCGAGTCGTTGGCAGTCAAGGTCAGGGTATCTTGACTCAGGTAGCCGACGGTGTAGGATCGGTCTCCGTAAGCCACCCCGTAGATGCAGTTGGAAGACTTGCAGTCGTTGAACCCAGACTCGAGCTTCACGTCGGCGCACTCTTGCGCAGAGCAGGCTATGTTTTTATATGTGGCGGAGGCTGAGGGGACGAACCTGGTTCCCTGTTGTGGGTAGCAATAGCCGGAACAGGGCTCGCACTGGACCCAGGTGAGGTCGCTGGCCGTGTCAAAGATCAGGTTGAAGTCCACCTTGGGCGTGCCTAGACCCACCGTGACGATGTAGTTCCCGACGTCCAGTTCGTTGCCTGGTTTGGCCGGAATGCTTACGGTGGCATCCGTGCTGAACAGGTCCTGTGGCTGCTCATTAGGTGGTGGTGATAGAGAAGAAGATATCCTGGAGTTGATCCAGTTGACCCGGGACCGGTCGCGCTGGAGAATTGCGAGTTGGCTGTTGCTGGTGGATCTCACGTTTCCATGGAAGGGCGAACATGGGCCGTGCCGATCGACTAGTTTCATGGCCGACGGACCTTCCTCACCGTTGGTCAGACCTGCATGGAAGGAAGTGATCGGTACTGCATTCAGAATTGCATAGAGAATTCATGTCCCCTACGGCCTATTGGCAAAAGGAGAAGTGTCATGAGTTGACTTATTCAGGCCATGCGACACGGTAGAGTTGACTCATTCAGGCCATGCTACACGGTAAGAACTTAATTGCCGttagccttcaaaccaccgaaaggGCGCAAAGAATgtataaacaaaagaaatataaagcaaaacaaaagacTGTAACACAGGAAAACAAGAAGAGTatgaagaagagaaattaaTTCATGttcaaaaaaactgaaaaaatttaTAGATTAATTTCTTAAGGAGCTGTTTGACAGGAGGAACAACATATGAGTAATGAGTGTCTTATGAATCTAAGTTGATGTTGAGACAATTAATGGAATGCTCACACCTTGTTCCTCATGCCAAGTGACCCCTAAAGAGTAATGATTTTGGATTGGCCTTCACCATTTATGCTTTCTCCCAATTAAATATGCGGTGGCGTTGAAAGGCAAGGATGTCGAATGCATGAATTTATTGTGGCTTCGGTGATATGGCAAGAAATTGGAACTGGCAATTATAAGATATCACGTCTGACCTGTGTTGAACTTTACTTTTGGTTCATGTCAGGCCTGATACGAGCTTTCCGGCAAGCTTATCAAAACTAAATTTAAGGGGTCAGGTAGGACCTATGATTCAATCTTTCATCTCCACTTTGTTATTTTCTACTGTGGCCATGAAAGGAATGGAATAAGCTCAAGCAGGAGCGCCAGCTGATTCCAGATATCTACATCTCAGTATCCGACAAGCTTGAGAACAGGTCCTAAAGGACGACCAGACACGATTTGCCTCATTCCCAAATGAGCTGccatatccttttttttaatcaacGGCATCCAGATGAGAAGGGTGTGGCaaagtttcatgaatttatgaTCATAGGAATCATAAGTCGTGCTTAATTAATATGAAGGCGTCTTTTCACGTCCACCTTCTTCAAAGTCCCCACCTTCCAAGTGGCAAAGATTAAGGAGGCAAAGTGCACAGTCAGGAAAAGGCAGCTATTGGGCCAACGGTGGCATAGTGGGAGATGAAACTGATGCAAGTTACAGAGTGAAGATACTAAGCATGCAGACTCAACAAGCTATCTATATCAAAAGCCTCTCATTCTCTTTATGGGTGAATACCAAATTTCATCATGGATCCAGACATTTAAGATGTGAAGCCTAATCACTCGATTCTTATCACTTGAACttagatttcagattttcaACGTAAGTGGGAGGAGATTGAAACATTTTCTCAGCATTGGCCACGCCTAAACAACCAAACACAAGAAGATAGTGGAACCTATCCACAGTTGGTGctcttattaaaaaatttggCTCAATAGTCTCGAGATATGTGGGCTTCTGCAATGTTGCAACTTTCTTGATGCATGTAGACGCGCAGAGGCATTCTCTGTTGTCACAACAGAACCAACAAAATACACGATTTTTGTCCAACAAAGCATAACACAGACCGGCCGGAAACCTTGGCTGGGAAAGAAGGTCAAGGGTAGGTACCTTCAGCTTTTCCGGCGTTGCATCTGCTTGGTGGCCGGAGCAGCGCATCGATCTCGACAGTCCGAAGGTACAGGTTTGTGCGTCTTGCACCAGTGAGTTGGAAAAGTGGAAGAGAATacaggaagagaaggaagaagcagGTGGTGCTGGAAACCGAGGCTTTTGCCATCCTTGAAGAGGATTCTTTCCTGTTGCTCGTGGAATATCATCAATGGCGCGCTCACCATTTTATAGAATTGCATGAC containing:
- the LOC116263866 gene encoding aspartyl protease family protein At5g10770-like; this encodes MAKASVSSTTCFFLLFLYSLPLFQLTGARRTNLYLRTVEIDALLRPPSRCNAGKAEGLTNGEEGPSAMKLVDRHGPCSPFHGNVRSTSNSQLAILQRDRSRVNWINSRISSSLSPPPNEQPQDLFSTDATVSIPAKPGNELDVGNYIVTVGLGTPKVDFNLIFDTASDLTWVQCEPCSGYCYPQQGTRFVPSASATYKNIACSAQECADVKLESGFNDCKSSNCIYGVAYGDRSYTVGYLSQDTLTLTANDSAAGFIFGCGQNNQGLFGLAGGLLGLGRSKLSAISQTAQKYGSVFAYCLPTSGEVGQLTFGPDSSYSTAKYTPLLHRDRPFYFVSVTGMSVGAQPLPVAPSVFATSGTITDSGTVITRLSPAAYDALRSAFRAAMAKYKMADPLSILDTCYDFSNTTTIEYPYITFHFQGGTDLVLDAFNIFYIASASQICLAFAANSNETDVNIIANIQQRKTLIVHDIPNSRIGFQQNACN
- the LOC116263803 gene encoding aspartyl protease family protein At5g10770-like — protein: MAKFSLSNLTFFFLFVSLASFPFHSARNINQHIQTVSVDQLRPPRECTAGKGLQGKTTLKLVDRHGPCAPFHQKTGSADDGKRDSEELLRQDQQRVDWIHSRTASLPLSPKKNIEDLLLPEATTQVPAQTGSSLGSGNFIVDVGLGTPKQAFNLVFDTGSDLSWVQCDPCLISCYQQQGPRFSPSASSTYRNVPCSAAECAEAKLESGLNGCSTSGCIYGITYGDNSLSVGFLSQDTLTITPNDVVPGFTFGCGHRNQGLFGMTGGMFGLGRSKLSVPSQTANKFGGVFAYCLPTASVPGSLAFGPDSSYSSAQFTPLLTGSQPFYYLTITGISVGGQLLPVSSSIFTTSGTIIDSGTVITRLPPTAYSALRSAFRTFMAKYPLSQPSLILDTCYDLSNYTTVQYPLIEFHFQGGTNVLLDFYNIFFVPSSSQACLAFAPTSSDSSLSIFGNRQQRKILVVHDVPNARIGFKQGACS